The following are from one region of the Deltaproteobacteria bacterium genome:
- a CDS encoding putative DNA binding domain-containing protein: FANATGGVILIGVTDAGKLVGVNDHNRLKSEVQAIARSAEPPIAVEVKSVGKILCVTVPEQNSKPYSFGGKFFLREGATSQQMSRDEIREFFFKEGLIHFDETPCPSYELDKDLTSEIWVRFASRAGIPGNLDMKTALRNLHLVKDGKMTHAGAWLLCDDITRYTLRAGVTCALFRGTTNVHILDRRDFTGDLYSIYEDCMAYMQSKLNTALIPHARGREERLELPEEALREALVNAMANRDYRSTANVQVHIYHDRLEIITPGGLPAGMKEEEFGHKSVPRNPLLFGLFYRMDLVEQIGSGIRRIRDLCREYGVVRPKFDVSENWVTVAFPRSTPQVTPQVTPQVTPQVSKLISAIQGEMSRGEIMAASDLKDRMHFVKEYLQPALDAGLIEMTIPQKPTSRIQKYRLTEKGIQMCHTLVGI, encoded by the coding sequence CCTTTGCCAATGCCACGGGCGGGGTGATTCTGATCGGCGTGACCGACGCGGGGAAGCTCGTTGGGGTGAATGACCACAACCGGCTGAAATCGGAGGTGCAGGCCATCGCTCGTTCGGCCGAGCCGCCCATTGCGGTGGAAGTCAAGAGCGTGGGCAAGATTTTGTGCGTTACGGTGCCGGAGCAGAACAGCAAGCCCTATTCGTTCGGGGGTAAGTTCTTTCTTCGCGAAGGGGCCACATCGCAGCAGATGTCTCGCGATGAGATTCGCGAATTTTTTTTCAAGGAAGGGCTGATCCATTTCGACGAAACCCCATGCCCGAGCTATGAGTTGGATAAGGACCTGACCTCGGAGATCTGGGTCCGCTTTGCCTCACGGGCAGGGATTCCCGGAAATCTGGATATGAAAACCGCCCTGCGCAACCTGCATCTGGTGAAAGACGGCAAGATGACCCATGCCGGTGCCTGGCTCCTATGTGACGACATCACCCGCTATACCTTGCGCGCCGGAGTGACCTGTGCCCTCTTCCGGGGAACGACCAATGTCCACATTCTCGACCGCCGGGATTTCACCGGCGATCTCTATTCCATCTATGAGGACTGCATGGCCTATATGCAGTCCAAACTGAATACCGCGCTGATACCCCACGCACGGGGGCGGGAAGAGCGACTGGAGTTGCCGGAAGAGGCATTGCGTGAGGCGCTGGTCAATGCCATGGCCAACCGGGATTACCGTTCCACCGCCAACGTGCAGGTGCATATCTATCATGATCGGCTGGAAATCATCACCCCGGGCGGGTTACCCGCCGGTATGAAGGAAGAAGAGTTCGGGCATAAAAGTGTACCGCGCAACCCGCTGTTGTTTGGCCTGTTCTACCGCATGGATCTGGTAGAACAGATCGGCAGCGGAATTCGGCGCATCCGCGACTTGTGCCGGGAGTATGGCGTGGTCAGGCCGAAATTTGATGTCTCGGAGAACTGGGTAACGGTGGCTTTCCCTCGATCGACCCCGCAAGTCACCCCGCAAGTTACCCCGCAAGTTACCCCGCAAGTCAGCAAGCTCATTAGTGCCATACAGGGTGAAATGAGCCGAGGTGAGATCATGGCAGCCTCAGACCTTAAGGATCGCATGCATTTTGTTAAAGAATACCTGCAGCCCGCACTTGATGCCGGTTTGATCGAGATGACGATCCCTCAAAAACCTACAAGCCGGATACAAAAGTACCGATTGACTGAAAAAGGGATACAAATGTGTCATACCCTGGTAGGAATTTAA
- a CDS encoding prepilin-type N-terminal cleavage/methylation domain-containing protein, with protein sequence MPGKLFKNLGVESKGFTFIEMLIILAILAILSAIAVPNFTSLKYKPTAPKKVSILAAVDKELAKLEWQQMAYTAPNRMEIGSTSEVEVALDGNKTIDELIWLLENAGKAEGQRIQVADRMEARLTGNGFEIIPTTPETQLVSTTQTTRWQWHLRAKDLGRQRLYLSLNALLSVNGKDTMKSVRTFQREISVQVTSLPGTWAFIERYWAYLSVALTAIIIPLLVYLWKGKNKDTRAKPKR encoded by the coding sequence ATGCCGGGCAAACTATTTAAAAATTTGGGGGTTGAATCCAAGGGTTTCACTTTCATCGAGATGCTCATTATCTTGGCGATACTTGCTATCCTGTCGGCAATTGCGGTTCCTAATTTTACCAGCCTTAAGTATAAACCCACAGCCCCCAAAAAGGTCTCGATTTTGGCCGCAGTGGACAAGGAACTCGCCAAGCTGGAATGGCAGCAGATGGCTTACACCGCTCCAAACCGTATGGAGATCGGCTCCACCTCCGAAGTCGAGGTTGCGCTCGATGGGAACAAAACCATCGACGAGCTGATTTGGCTTCTTGAGAATGCCGGGAAGGCCGAAGGCCAGCGAATTCAAGTTGCCGACCGGATGGAGGCGCGCTTAACCGGGAATGGTTTCGAGATCATTCCCACTACACCAGAGACACAACTTGTATCGACGACGCAGACAACAAGGTGGCAATGGCACCTGAGAGCGAAAGACCTCGGCAGGCAGAGGCTCTACCTTTCATTGAATGCTTTGCTTTCCGTAAACGGCAAAGATACAATGAAATCCGTGAGGACCTTTCAGCGGGAAATCTCCGTTCAAGTAACCTCGCTCCCGGGTACATGGGCATTTATAGAAAGATATTGGGCTTATTTGTCGGTTGCCCTTACTGCGATCATTATTCCGCTTTTGGTTTACTTGTGGAAGGGGAAAAATAAAGATACCAGGGCGAAACCGAAACGATAG
- a CDS encoding mandelate racemase/muconate lactonizing enzyme family protein, which yields MKIKAIELYHVSVPLKHTFWPTWIPGYPQTHNRFTLIKIITDEGIEGYSAGIAMGKERSGLGDLLGGYLLGADPTDIDRIQSLLKQAGFLGWRNFWIEPACWDIIGKKEGKPVYELFGGKARPIQAYCSTGEMHSPEKRVDELLALKERGFKTAKLRVKNHSLEEDIKLISRIRKGVGSALTLGVDVNQGWLVSIIDRIPAWDLQRARDFAAACYDNQIEWLEEPLDSRDYDGNAALKKESRVKISGAELNYGWDEIKIMFEKDCFDIYQPDACFAGGMAQVKQVIDACHKNNRLYSPHTWTNGIGFYINWNMVLSDNGNSLPIEYPLEEPSWVPEFREGIIAPILPDENGLLQPFKRPGLGFEINNSLLKKYGKRFFKLTEFGLKLKVIREKGLKEALKLKKRKEAPTV from the coding sequence ATGAAAATTAAAGCCATCGAACTTTATCATGTCTCGGTTCCTCTGAAACACACCTTCTGGCCCACCTGGATACCCGGCTACCCGCAGACACACAACCGCTTCACCCTGATAAAAATAATCACCGATGAGGGCATCGAGGGCTATTCCGCGGGGATCGCCATGGGAAAAGAGAGAAGCGGGCTCGGCGATCTGCTGGGCGGATATCTTCTCGGCGCCGATCCCACGGATATTGACCGGATACAGAGCCTGCTCAAACAGGCCGGATTTCTGGGGTGGCGGAATTTCTGGATTGAACCGGCCTGCTGGGACATCATCGGCAAAAAAGAAGGGAAGCCCGTGTATGAACTCTTTGGCGGTAAGGCCAGACCGATTCAGGCCTATTGTTCAACCGGCGAAATGCATTCCCCGGAGAAACGGGTTGATGAACTCCTGGCCCTAAAAGAACGGGGCTTTAAAACGGCCAAGCTGCGGGTAAAGAATCATAGCCTCGAAGAAGATATTAAACTGATCAGTCGAATACGGAAAGGAGTGGGCAGCGCACTGACCCTTGGAGTCGATGTCAACCAGGGCTGGCTGGTGTCGATCATAGACCGGATTCCGGCCTGGGACCTGCAACGGGCCAGGGATTTTGCCGCCGCCTGCTACGATAATCAGATCGAATGGCTCGAAGAGCCCCTGGATTCCCGGGATTACGACGGTAATGCCGCCTTAAAAAAAGAATCCAGAGTCAAGATATCCGGGGCGGAGTTAAACTACGGCTGGGATGAAATTAAAATCATGTTCGAAAAGGATTGTTTTGATATTTATCAGCCCGATGCCTGTTTTGCCGGTGGTATGGCCCAGGTCAAGCAGGTTATCGATGCCTGTCATAAAAACAACCGGCTTTATTCTCCCCATACCTGGACCAATGGCATAGGATTTTATATCAACTGGAATATGGTCCTGAGTGATAATGGCAACAGCCTGCCGATTGAATATCCCTTGGAAGAACCGTCCTGGGTGCCGGAATTCCGTGAGGGAATCATTGCCCCCATTCTGCCGGACGAAAACGGCCTTCTCCAGCCCTTCAAAAGGCCGGGACTTGGTTTTGAAATAAACAACAGTCTGCTAAAGAAGTACGGAAAACGGTTTTTCAAGCTTACCGAGTTCGGGCTGAAGTTGAAAGTCATCCGGGAAAAAGGATTAAAAGAGGCCCTTAAACTCAAAAAAAGAAAGGAGGCCCCGACCGTTTAA
- a CDS encoding type II toxin-antitoxin system Phd/YefM family antitoxin, producing MGKLMNILPVSDLRQDAAKVLKQLRDNKEPIIITQRGRAAAVMIGVEAYERSEHAKELLHLLAKGDREIEIGEGYDLDTVLAEADSLLAKAPS from the coding sequence ATGGGAAAGCTTATGAATATCCTTCCAGTTAGTGATTTGAGACAGGACGCGGCCAAGGTCCTGAAACAATTACGCGATAACAAGGAACCAATTATCATTACGCAAAGAGGGCGAGCCGCTGCCGTCATGATCGGTGTCGAGGCGTACGAGAGATCTGAACATGCTAAAGAGCTCCTGCACCTTTTAGCCAAGGGGGATAGGGAGATTGAAATAGGCGAGGGATATGATCTGGATACTGTTCTTGCTGAAGCCGATTCACTTTTAGCCAAGGCGCCATCGTGA
- a CDS encoding type II toxin-antitoxin system RelE/ParE family toxin, which yields MKVRFTPSARTQFFSALSYIQRDKPTAAVSFRDRAERILRRLEDFPESGRIIPEFPELPYREVIISPHRFFYKIKTEVIWIVAVWHGAQLPKKPTF from the coding sequence GTGAAGGTCCGTTTTACCCCTTCTGCCCGAACCCAATTTTTTTCTGCCCTCTCATACATTCAACGGGATAAGCCTACAGCGGCAGTTAGTTTTCGAGATCGAGCCGAAAGAATCTTGCGAAGGCTTGAGGATTTTCCTGAATCTGGAAGAATCATACCGGAATTTCCAGAACTTCCTTACCGGGAGGTGATTATATCCCCCCACCGTTTTTTTTATAAAATCAAAACCGAAGTGATATGGATCGTTGCGGTGTGGCATGGTGCACAGCTCCCCAAAAAACCCACATTTTGA
- a CDS encoding flavodoxin family protein, with the protein MKILAINGTYRSEGTTTGLVRSFLEGVRSGGEEADMIMLRDRTIGYCTNCLKCYSFTGEGVAPCSQKDDMNEIIDRIVEADGVLFASPVHNGFVTGLMTVFWERLSWRVARPASPLFGCMSIKTRINNKIRALGAISSAGGMPERLRKFCDDGTPWLKSNAPLMLHGQWTGDIYAGADLERLPQTEQDWQRLYFLRRLSTRQHQQARELGVKMVQVLHSGRLVPFTIENFLHPAVRWAMNLFFTIRPPYRVAR; encoded by the coding sequence ATGAAAATTCTGGCTATCAACGGCACTTATCGTTCTGAAGGAACGACCACCGGCCTGGTGCGCTCCTTCCTCGAAGGCGTCCGGTCCGGCGGCGAGGAAGCGGATATGATTATGCTCCGCGATCGAACCATAGGGTACTGCACCAACTGCCTTAAATGTTATAGTTTTACCGGCGAAGGGGTTGCTCCCTGTAGTCAGAAAGACGATATGAATGAGATTATCGACCGCATCGTTGAAGCGGACGGCGTCCTTTTTGCCTCTCCGGTTCATAATGGGTTTGTGACCGGCCTGATGACGGTTTTCTGGGAGCGTTTATCCTGGCGGGTGGCGCGGCCTGCAAGTCCTCTCTTCGGGTGCATGAGCATCAAAACACGCATCAACAACAAAATCCGGGCACTGGGCGCCATATCAAGCGCCGGCGGCATGCCCGAACGTTTAAGGAAGTTCTGCGATGACGGGACGCCTTGGCTTAAGAGCAATGCCCCTTTGATGCTTCACGGACAGTGGACCGGGGACATTTATGCCGGCGCCGATCTCGAACGCCTGCCGCAAACCGAGCAGGACTGGCAACGGCTTTACTTTCTGCGGCGGTTAAGCACCAGGCAGCATCAGCAGGCCCGGGAATTGGGCGTGAAAATGGTCCAAGTCCTTCATTCCGGTCGCCTGGTTCCCTTCACAATAGAAAATTTTCTCCACCCGGCAGTCCGATGGGCTATGAATCTCTTTTTCACCATCCGTCCCCCCTATCGGGTCGCAAGGTAA